From the Hordeum vulgare subsp. vulgare chromosome 1H, MorexV3_pseudomolecules_assembly, whole genome shotgun sequence genome, the window TTAGCTTAACAAAAAATGCGTGGAATTACAGATATATCCAGGAGAAAATACTCGAAGTTGTGAACACGTATAGTCAACTATTGTACAAAAATACATCAATTTGTTCATTCTTTTCACCTTTCTTGAGAAGAATGGTGATCGTTCTACCTGGCATGCATGCAGCATGCATGGATTAGCCAAGCCCAGGAGTTAATATTTTCTGCATGCATGTGGGATActcccctccgttcctaaatataaatctttttagagatttcactagagactacatacaaagcaaaatgaatgaatctatactctaatgtatatctatatacatctgtatgtagcttCGTACTGaaaactctaaaaagacttatatttaagaataaAGCGAGTATATCCCTTACTCATCTGTTAATCTAGCGTACGTAATTAATTACGTCTAGCACACTGTATTTAAGCAGCTGGCCAGTATGAAGTCCTACTGACACATTTTGTTCTTCCTGTTTGGCTATTTTGCACACATACCACTTGCCTAAGTTTTTTTTCAATTATAAATATTTAGATATAGAAAGAATAGGTAATAGGGCCTCAGGTACGGAATTGTTTTTGCTAGTCCAGCAAGAATTAAAGCAAGTGGGTTCTTTGGTTCAAGACTTCAAGCAGgaattttttagaaaaggaggcaaaGCCCCGGCCTCTGTATCGAGAGATGCATGCAGCCAAATATTAAAATCAAAACCAAGTCTCATCAAAGTACATCAATGGTCTAGCAAAAagtgaataaaaacatacaaggcgTCTGTCGCGCCTAAACCGGAGATGACAATAGACCTAGATGACTAAACACTTATCCTATTAATAAGtcgtcatccaaaccggttgaagataccctgtgctaccatctcccaacggacacacccagtaaccataggctccctggcttccacaggagtgagtaatgaccacgtgcgGATCAGTTCGGTAGCCCTGAAAATAACCTGCAAGAAGTGAATATCGCGTTGTTTGTTAAACACTAAGTCATTTCTGCAATTCCATACATCCCACAATAATGCACATGATCCCACACGAATACTTTAGATTCTTTTACATTTCAACTCCTCCGTTCAGAAGAAGAACACAGTGGACAGAACTACCCCCTTTGAATATGATTGGCAAAGATACCTTAGCCAAAGCATAGTCACGCCAGCCTTCTGCCCGTGGAGAAGCAATTGCACTTTCCACCATAGGATACTTGTGTCACATTGTTGCTTTCGGCAATAGCGCACGCTGAAAAGGCTCACTTATGGCCTTCTGCCAAGGTATTTTTCTCAATCATATTACGTTCATTTTAATTTTTAGTCGGATGGGCACAAATGTAAAAGTTATAACAATGTTGTTAAATCTTAGTCGACTCgtgcatttttttagttttttccattttaatttatatatatatgtcaCTTGATTGAGGCTTGATCAAATCTTGGTCGAGTAAAACCTACCCATACTCAAAGTGTAAATAATTTTTCATTTCAAGGCGTACTGATTTTCGAACCAGGTTGTCTGCTGTCTGCCGCAGGGaaccctttttttttttttgcgggggtTCTGCCGCAGGGAATCCCCAGGTGAACCTTCTCCTAATACCGCCTTAACCACATCATGATCCTTTTTCCCCAAGTGTAACTACCCCACGTACGAACAGCCTATATACTGGAGCAGTGGGTAGCTGAGATCCTTGGGGAAAAGGTAGATATCTGTAGCTGAGACTAGCTAGAGAGCTGGATGGGTCCATACAAAAAATTGACCTTAGCTAGACACGATAACTTTTGATCACATTGTACAGTAGCCGATTTTGACAAACAGTTCAACCAATGCCCAATTGTTCGTCACAAATATCAACCTTAAATGGCCGGACGTGAGTGAAATTACGTGCACTTTTTATCCTCCACTAAATTTGATAGACAAGCCAGTCAAACAACAGGTGGAAATCGGAGGCGCTTTGGTAGAGCAGGACGGAAGTAACTCGGGGAGGAGATACTGGATTCCCCCACATAATGCATTTGTTTACAATAGATTAAGGGATGGAGACTGACCACCACCTAGCTCATCAaccaaagggggggaggaggatctcTCCGATCCCGGGCAACCCGAATCCCGATGCAAAGATCCACCACCGTTCGGCTATAAAATGGCACGCCTGAGGAGCACcacagccaccaccaccaccttcccTTCGAGCTCGAGCATAGCTACTCGTCTCTGAACGCACACCACCTGTCCCGGCTGCTCGTGCTCGCTTGATACTGCCCCATTCCGGCAAGCgcgcgcaagagagagagagagggggtagcCCTAGCTTGGTGACGATGGGCTCGGTGCTGCCGGAGATCGTCGCGGAGGGCAAGGGCATCCTCACGGACGCCTGGGACAGCAAGGGTCGTCCCGCGGCCCGCTCCACCACCGGCGGCTGGGGATGCGCCGCCATGATCCTGGGCGCGGAGCTGTTCGAGCGGATGACGACGCTGGGCATCGCTGTGAACCTGGTGCCGTACATGACCGGCACCATGCACCTCGGCAGCGCCGCAGCCGCCAACACCGTCACCAACTTCATCGGCACCTCGTTCATGCTCTGCCTCCTCGGCGGCTTCGTCGCCGACACCTACCTCGGCCGCTACCTCACCATCGCCGTCTTCTCCGCCGTCCAAGCCACCGTACGTCCATTGCCCCATCAGCGACAGTTGCACGCCTAGCAGCTATACATATGTACGTACTAACTTGCGTGTTTCGATCGATGCAGGGTGTGATGGTACTGACGATCTCGACGGTTGCGCCGGGGCTGCGGCCGGCGGCGTGCGGGGACGTGACGGGGCAGAGCCCTGAGTGCGTTCCGGCGAACGGGACGCAGCTCGGGGTGCTGTACCTGGGGCTGTACATGACGGCGCTGGGGACTGGCGGGCTCAAGTCGAGCGTGTCCGGGTTCGGGTCGGACCAGTTCGACGAGTCCGACGACGGCGAGCGCAAGAAGATGATGCGCTTCTTCAACTGGTTCTACTTCTTCGTCAGCATCGGCGCGCTGCTCGCCGTCACCGTGCTGGTCTACGTGCAGGACAACATCGGCCGCCGCTGGGGATACGGCATCTGCGCCGTCGGCATCCTCGCCGGGCTCGGCGTGTTCCTGTGCGGCACCAAGATGTACCGGTTCAAGAAGCTTGTCGGGAGTCCGCTGACACAGGTCGCCGCCGTGACGACCGCGGCGTGGAGCAAGCGCGCCTTGCCGCTTCCGTCCGACCCGAGCATGCTCTACGACGTCGACGATGCGGCGGCCGCCGGTGAGGACCTCAAGGGCAAGCAGAAGCTGCCACACAGCAAGGAATGCCGGTAAGTACTTTATGAATCACTCGGAAGTCTCCCATCAACACTGACAAACTAAACAGCAGAGAAACACGTCGTCCACCTCCCCATTATAATATCCGGGGAGCTCATCATCTAGTCCACGACAACATTCGCATGTCTACTAGTCATATTCTTGCGTGGACCAGCACGAACTCTGCTACGATATGTTGGCTGTCACCATGGCACGAACATGATATGTAGAGCGACATTATGCATAGCCATTGGCATTGGTTGCAAGTTTGCAGCTAATACTAGTCAAATTTGAACCTCAAACAAATTTGTACTTATGTCCAGTTGGTATTCAGTTTAGTGATGAAAGAAACTAATGGGATGGCTTGTCATGTACCTATATGCAGATTCCTAGACCATGCGGCCATCATCGACCGGGCCGAGGCGGCATCGCCGGCAGAGGCGAGCAAGTGGACGCTGTGCACGCGGACGGACGTGGAGGAGGTGAAGCAGGTGGTGCGCATGCTGCCCATCTGGGCGACCACCATCATGTTCTGGACCATCCACGCGCAGATGACCACCTTCGCCGTCGAGCAGGCCTCCCTCATGGACCGCGGCATCGGAGGCTCCGGATTCCTCATCCCGGCGGGCTCCCTCACCGTCTTCCTCATCGGTTCCATCCTCCTCACCGTGCCCCTCTATGACCGCCTCATCGCGCCCGTGGCCCGCCGCATCACGGGCAACCCACACGGCCTCTCCCCGCTCCAGCGCGTCTTCGTCGGCCTCTTCCTGTCCATCGTCGGCATGGCCGCCGCGGCGATCGTCGAGCGACACCGCCTCACGTCGTCCACTCACGGGATCACCCTCACGGTGTTCCTGCTCATGCCGCAGTTCTTGCTCGTCGGAGCCGGCGAGGCGTTCACGTACATGGGCCAGCTCGACTTCTTCCTGCGAGAGTGCCCAAAGGGGATGAAGACCATGAGCACGGGGCTATTCCTCAGCACATGCGCGCTCGGCTTTTTCTTCAGCACGGTCACAGTTACCATTGTGCACAAGGTCACCGGGCACGGGCCGCGGGGCAGCGGCGGATGGCTCGCCGACAACCTCGACCAGGGGAGGCTCGACTACTTCTACTGGCTGCTCGCCGTCATGAGCGCAATCAATATCGTCTTTTTCACGATGGCGGCAAGGGGCTACGTGTACAAGGAGAAGCGCTTGGCTGATGCCGGCATTGAGCTCGCCGATGAGGAGGCCATGATCGTTGGCCACTGATCGATGCATGCTACTTGCCCTTCTTGTTCTCGCCTCTCTGGTGTGTTTTTGACTTGTTTTTGTGTGTATTTGGTGGCGTATGCATAATGTATTTTGGCAAGGTATACATATTCCGGTCATGTTGTACATAGAGTTTATTTCTACACGTGGGTgtgtttgtttttccttttttttttctaaaGAATGGGGTATCCCGTCGAGATTGGTTTTTCTAccattagagcatcttcaacggaCGCGCTTCGACCGGCGTCAAAAAACTGATTTACAGTGCGCGGTTAGTTTTTTTAGTCGCCGACGAGTGCCGGCTCAAGCGGTCGCAACATAGTTAACGTGCGTGCGGCGCTCCAGCAGCCGCTGCAAATATAACACCTAAATCTTGTCCAACACGCATATAGTTCATTGTTGTCGTATAGATAAAACATATAGATAATATATTACATATAGATAATAAAACATAGATAATATAGATAATATATTACATATAGATAATAAAACTAGTTCAACACATAGATAATAAAACtagcatatatagataaaactactcTGAGTCGTCACTGTGGGTGCTGTCCGAGGTAGATAGAAATGCATCCTCCCAACGTTCATCGTCGGAAGTGAAGATGGACGGCAAACCGCTTTGAACGGCTCCGCACTGCGATATGGCGAGTAACTTGCGCCGACGCCTGTCCTGCCGCTCCGCGCGACACCTTGCCGTCATCACCGCCCAGTAGGCGTTCTCGGcggcgacgtcctccgggtggcgtcggcgccactccgccatggctccactagtggggacggggcctttagccccggcccgtaaggggctttagtcccggttcaccaaccgggactaaaggggcgggactaaaggcctaacctttagtcccggccctgttacaatccgggactaaaggtgctccacgtgggcgcctcgtagcgccccaggggcaggccctttagtcccggttcgttacacggaccgggactaaagattttcagattttgctggtttttgggttttttttgaatggaattatttttgggttttagggttttagggtttaggtgctcgggagattaacgtgatgcctcgtttggtgttcgggaattagttttcatataatttaaataaaaataattatgcatatatatataagattaacttatcttacaagcgagcatatatatacaattatatggagatctgaattatcgggactagagcccgtctattcgattacatggacgaacatcagtaatggcccctagttacactaaatcgtcctttgtcatctatagcttccgtcctcagaaatcccgcaagctcctctgcaacagcaatcgcgcgttgctctggtaggaccttcgtcctcatggccgtgtgctatataagaagaggagatgaatatgaatatcaatcatgataacaaagaatgacgggtaaaaatagaggtgtgaatgttcattgcttacgttgaatctgtgatccttgagctcagaggtaaacgtgcgaatggtctcgcaaacatagtatccgcatagatgcgttccctgtggctgctggtcacactttacgagaatagaatatatataatcaaaataataatcgagCATCATAAatttattgaaaattaatagaagtatatcatactactacttacctgagccgctctaaaggtcagcttctcaggaaagttaccgggagtcacgcacttgaaccgcttccaaaccctgcccgacaaggataatgatttgctaagttttttattaactgatatatcagaaaatcatagaaagagaccgatagagcgcaagaatgattaaaattacccttggagcatgtcctgcaggctttggaactgttccaagggtctcgataatgggtcgaaggcatcaactcttcccttatcaatttgaatgtccaacagaatccaatggaagctgcacatgtatatatatatatatgtgtgtgtgtcagtaacttatcaattacacttataagtgaatggacacaacatagtaaagaccctcacctgaagttgtatggaaacagtatgtggtcacaaaatttttgatctattagaaaccttagaaggttttcctccgtctccttgggtttatcagttagcgtcgctatatgtattttatctgggtcaataaacccaatattcaggatgctcttacttttacaatctagaatattcattctgcataatagagtacaagttatatatagacaatgaattgaaataactaaacaagttatatgtagacaacgaattgaaaaacttacacacaatagcaactcataagcgatttgtcgagggcgtcgccattgtacatctggaagagttcatcaaagtcgatatggatttcttcggggcggccatagtactcccgtgggacactcagcacgatcatcgttctcccattctttgattcacttaagtaccatttatgcaagtaacacatatttgttgggagatcatcttt encodes:
- the LOC123411502 gene encoding protein NRT1/ PTR FAMILY 6.3-like, whose amino-acid sequence is MGSVLPEIVAEGKGILTDAWDSKGRPAARSTTGGWGCAAMILGAELFERMTTLGIAVNLVPYMTGTMHLGSAAAANTVTNFIGTSFMLCLLGGFVADTYLGRYLTIAVFSAVQATGVMVLTISTVAPGLRPAACGDVTGQSPECVPANGTQLGVLYLGLYMTALGTGGLKSSVSGFGSDQFDESDDGERKKMMRFFNWFYFFVSIGALLAVTVLVYVQDNIGRRWGYGICAVGILAGLGVFLCGTKMYRFKKLVGSPLTQVAAVTTAAWSKRALPLPSDPSMLYDVDDAAAAGEDLKGKQKLPHSKECRFLDHAAIIDRAEAASPAEASKWTLCTRTDVEEVKQVVRMLPIWATTIMFWTIHAQMTTFAVEQASLMDRGIGGSGFLIPAGSLTVFLIGSILLTVPLYDRLIAPVARRITGNPHGLSPLQRVFVGLFLSIVGMAAAAIVERHRLTSSTHGITLTVFLLMPQFLLVGAGEAFTYMGQLDFFLRECPKGMKTMSTGLFLSTCALGFFFSTVTVTIVHKVTGHGPRGSGGWLADNLDQGRLDYFYWLLAVMSAINIVFFTMAARGYVYKEKRLADAGIELADEEAMIVGH